The following proteins are encoded in a genomic region of Candidatus Methylospira mobilis:
- the nadA gene encoding quinolinate synthase NadA: MTPQVLPFEDFALLDDAECEAIIRQSRERLGARCVVLGHHYQRDEVFKHADFTGDSLKLSRMAADSTAQYIVFCGVHFMAEVADILSRPEQIAILPDLAAGCSMADMANLADVDRCWRELSQVLGDADARVTPVTYINSAADLKAFCGRHEGTVCTSSNAQKILAWSFARREKVLFFPDQHLGRNTGYRMDIPLEDMPVWDYGRPNGGLSDDEIRRAKIILWKGYCSVHQMFQPQHIDRFKAEHPETLVIAHPEASFEVCQKADYIGSTEYILNTVRAAPPNTRWLVATELNLVNRLREEVRAQGKDVHFMSPTVCMCSTMFRTDPQHLAWILANLAQGAVVNRIHVSDSDADAARYALNNMLSLN; encoded by the coding sequence ATGACGCCACAAGTACTGCCTTTTGAAGATTTTGCGCTGCTGGACGATGCCGAGTGCGAAGCGATTATCCGTCAATCGCGCGAGCGGCTGGGAGCGCGTTGCGTGGTGCTGGGGCATCATTACCAGCGCGACGAAGTTTTCAAGCATGCCGATTTTACCGGGGATTCGCTGAAGCTATCGCGAATGGCCGCCGACTCGACCGCGCAGTACATCGTTTTCTGCGGCGTGCATTTCATGGCCGAAGTGGCGGACATCCTGTCGCGCCCGGAACAGATTGCGATACTTCCCGATCTCGCCGCCGGCTGCTCCATGGCGGACATGGCCAATCTTGCCGACGTGGACAGATGCTGGCGGGAATTGTCGCAGGTGCTCGGCGATGCCGACGCCAGGGTAACCCCGGTTACCTATATCAATTCCGCGGCGGATCTGAAAGCCTTCTGCGGCAGGCATGAGGGCACAGTCTGTACTTCGAGCAACGCGCAAAAAATTCTGGCATGGAGTTTTGCGCGCCGCGAAAAGGTTTTGTTTTTCCCTGATCAGCATCTGGGTAGAAATACCGGATATCGCATGGACATCCCGCTGGAGGACATGCCGGTATGGGATTACGGCCGGCCCAACGGCGGCTTGAGCGACGATGAAATTCGCCGCGCCAAAATCATTCTGTGGAAAGGCTATTGTTCCGTGCATCAGATGTTTCAGCCGCAACACATCGATCGATTCAAGGCCGAGCACCCTGAAACTCTGGTCATTGCGCATCCCGAGGCCAGTTTTGAAGTATGTCAAAAGGCTGATTACATCGGCTCCACCGAGTATATCCTCAATACGGTTCGCGCCGCGCCTCCGAACACGCGCTGGCTGGTTGCTACCGAGTTGAATCTGGTAAACCGGTTGCGCGAGGAAGTCCGGGCGCAGGGAAAAGACGTTCATTTCATGTCGCCGACGGTATGCATGTGTTCGACCATGTTCCGTACCGACCCGCAGCATTTGGCGTGGATACTGGCCAATCTCGCGCAAGGCGCGGTGGTCAACCGTATTCATGTGTCCGACAGCGATGCCGATGCCGCCAGATATGCGTTGAACAATATGCTGTCGCTGAATTGA
- the rlmH gene encoding 23S rRNA (pseudouridine(1915)-N(3))-methyltransferase RlmH has translation MVSVGNRMPAWVSAGFEEYARRLPNECGLKLREIVPGQRTRNADVARIVEDEGTRMLQAIPFDHHVVALDLGGKEWDTAQFSGVLSRWLQDGRDVSLLIGGPEGLSSSCRQRAKESWRLSALTFPHPMVRVIVAEQLYRAWSLLHNHPYHRP, from the coding sequence ATGGTTTCCGTCGGAAATCGTATGCCCGCCTGGGTAAGCGCCGGTTTTGAAGAATACGCGCGCAGATTGCCTAATGAGTGCGGTCTGAAATTACGCGAGATTGTTCCGGGACAGCGAACCCGTAACGCCGATGTCGCGCGTATTGTAGAGGATGAAGGTACGCGTATGCTGCAGGCAATACCGTTCGATCATCATGTGGTCGCGCTGGACTTGGGCGGAAAGGAATGGGATACCGCGCAGTTTTCCGGCGTGCTGTCGCGCTGGCTGCAGGATGGCCGGGACGTGTCCCTGCTGATCGGAGGCCCCGAAGGTCTTTCCTCTTCGTGCCGGCAAAGAGCAAAGGAATCGTGGCGTCTTTCGGCGCTGACTTTTCCTCATCCGATGGTCAGGGTCATCGTGGCCGAACAACTTTATCGGGCCTGGAGCCTGTTGCATAATCACCCCTATCACCGGCCATGA